A section of the Telopea speciosissima isolate NSW1024214 ecotype Mountain lineage chromosome 3, Tspe_v1, whole genome shotgun sequence genome encodes:
- the LOC122657090 gene encoding uncharacterized protein LOC122657090 isoform X2, protein MCHSHQFPCLRCYPNDYIRMVQHLIERCLLLRMSRDDCIEALAEHASIRPLITLTVWKELFKENRHFFQEYFDAVSPRPFNFNGKTVERVSRLGGGSHGDERNRLMPLLP, encoded by the exons ATGTGTCACAGCCACCAATTCCCTTGTTTGCGTTGCTATCCAAATGACTACATTCGAATG GTTCAACATCTGATAGAGAGGTGCCTTCTCCTTCGCATGAGTAGAGATGACTGCATTGAAGCTCTTGCAGAGCATGCTAGCATCCGCCCACTTATCACTCTTACtg TGTGGAAGGAGCTATTTAAAGAGAACAGACACTTCTTTCAAGAATATTTCGATGCTGTTTCTCCAAGACCTTTCAATTTCAATGGTAA AACTGTTGAAAGGGTATCAAGATTAGGAGGAGGAAGCCATGGAGATGAAAGAAACAGATTAATGCCACTTCTCCCATAG
- the LOC122657090 gene encoding uncharacterized protein LOC122657090 isoform X3, translating into MEFQVQHLIERCLLLRMSRDDCIEALAEHASIRPLITLTVWKELFKENRHFFQEYFDAVSPRPFNFNGRTVERVSRLGGGSHGDERNRLMPLLP; encoded by the exons ATGGAGTTTCAGGTTCAACATCTGATAGAGAGGTGCCTTCTCCTTCGCATGAGTAGAGATGACTGCATTGAAGCTCTTGCAGAGCATGCTAGCATCCGCCCACTTATCACTCTTACtg TGTGGAAGGAGCTATTTAAAGAGAACAGACACTTCTTTCAAGAATATTTCGATGCTGTTTCTCCAAGACCTTTCAATTTCAATG GTAGAACTGTTGAAAGGGTATCAAGATTAGGAGGAGGAAGCCATGGAGATGAAAGAAACAGATTAATGCCACTTCTCCCATAG
- the LOC122657090 gene encoding uncharacterized protein LOC122657090 isoform X1: MCHSHQFPCLRCYPNDYIRMVQHLIERCLLLRMSRDDCIEALAEHASIRPLITLTVWKELFKENRHFFQEYFDAVSPRPFNFNGRTVERVSRLGGGSHGDERNRLMPLLP, from the exons ATGTGTCACAGCCACCAATTCCCTTGTTTGCGTTGCTATCCAAATGACTACATTCGAATG GTTCAACATCTGATAGAGAGGTGCCTTCTCCTTCGCATGAGTAGAGATGACTGCATTGAAGCTCTTGCAGAGCATGCTAGCATCCGCCCACTTATCACTCTTACtg TGTGGAAGGAGCTATTTAAAGAGAACAGACACTTCTTTCAAGAATATTTCGATGCTGTTTCTCCAAGACCTTTCAATTTCAATG GTAGAACTGTTGAAAGGGTATCAAGATTAGGAGGAGGAAGCCATGGAGATGAAAGAAACAGATTAATGCCACTTCTCCCATAG